A single Epinephelus fuscoguttatus linkage group LG13, E.fuscoguttatus.final_Chr_v1 DNA region contains:
- the LOC125899703 gene encoding melanoregulin-like, which yields MKRGYILIVTNFWKRPMGAKVTICCCQYLKHNREEKNAILRMRTTTASKQPVQLSSESSDSDIEEESLFGPHSSRRRPRNNQPSQRSTVDLWANTGRPCEAPIRRGSDRELQAFISMRDQTDKATEEWEKLNYDIHTLRYARREVRSRWRKILLQLGYQCEVDALLCVNRQSWLSRDEEHLNKATELLKELLDHTSLFPPETEQTKYLCVMDRLVSLDSAEDFVRLAKEKYPKKEG from the exons ATGAAGAGGGGATATATTTTGATTGTTACAAACTTTTGGAAAAGGCCAATGGGTGCCAAGGTTAccatctgctgctgtcagtatCTGAAACACAACAGGGAAGAGAAGAATGCTATTTTACG TATGCGCACCACTACAGCTTCCAAACAACCAGTGCAGTTATCCAGTGAGTCCAGTGACAGTGACATAGAAGAGGAGAGCCTTTTTGGGCCACATTCTTCGAGAAGGAGGCCACGGAACAACCAGCCGAGCCAGAGGAGCACAGTGGATCTGTGGGCCAACACAGGCAGACCCTGTGAGGCTCCCATCAGGAGAGGATCGGACAGAGAGTTACAGGCTTTTATCAGCATGAGAGACCAGACTGACAAGGCTACAGAG GAATGGGAGAAGCTGAATTACGACATACACACTTTACGCTACGCCAGACGAGAAGTCAGATCTCGATGGAGGAAAATCCTGCTGCAGCTAG GTTATCAGTGTGAGGTGGACGCCTTGCTGTGTGTGAACAGACAGAGCTGGTTGAGTCGAGATGAGGAGCATCTTAACAAAGCCACTGAACTGTTGAAAGAGCTGCTGGACCACAcctctctgtttcctccagAAACTGAGCAGACCAAATACCTCTGTGTCAtg GACCGGCTGGTGTCACTGGACAGTGCTGAGGACTTTGTCAGACTGGCCAAAGAAAAATATCCCAAGAAAGAAGGCTGA